The following proteins are co-located in the Streptomyces sp. 11x1 genome:
- a CDS encoding phage portal protein, which translates to MAARRFLPALRSLLSSGPPQPSETETKTISWSGGAYTSTMYAGTGNIWGTEGRADGWDMDRVVTEGYERVVWVFKAIDTIGKHASRLPLELGRGLTEEGEFEETFPDHPLLRLLNGQANPLETGPMFRKRLSAQILLSKRGAFVEKTRSRAGTLTRLDLLPPDRVLPIPDPKGDYLSHFEFTTREGVIRELPPERVLWIRDPHPTDPFSGITPLEAAGISVDLDHLSRLYNVTFIKNDARPGGVIAVDATSLNPQEMDRLESRFLPGSEFAGHLSVIAAGPGGMNYVDTAAKPRDMNYEHASANAKLEILAAFGVPESVTGNASGRTFDNAEQEELGFWLHTELGHLELIANAFEKDAGEEMRLRYDTSTVEVLELPRRKRRAEAREEWNAGLISIDEYRKLAGFSPYANPHTRALWISPQKAPVPLVPGDAAALGISGGPDQGSGPGAGPGPNAPQQPGQPSAEGAAAQAVAEARGEAPQHSPDGAQGPAAAAVDEARSTLPSPQPGAAAAAVDEARTGLDGIPEEGPAAAAVDEARRMESKALPMVTEFSVGDDDFDQARSAVEAALTALFARQEGVIAARLRSPKARKGTPYWLDDGPADTRGGSNPMDMGKVVGAEKWQDEVIATLTPVLTRLASARAADAADAFGGSVGGGASSGIGAAVLTAATVAADTMLAFHRALELILDEAQRADTPLDALVGTVGEMLQGEESTHVIGSIAESAATATVNGAVDAVAAATSPGIQRTWQTRRDDRVRPAHAAAEGLTLPVKQPFEMEGWPVRFPGDPLAPRSLTANCRCRLRYRTAPEGEAP; encoded by the coding sequence ATGGCCGCCCGTCGATTCCTCCCCGCGCTGCGTTCGCTGCTGTCCAGCGGCCCCCCTCAACCGTCCGAGACGGAAACCAAAACGATCTCCTGGTCCGGAGGCGCGTACACGTCGACGATGTACGCCGGCACCGGGAACATCTGGGGCACAGAGGGGCGTGCCGACGGCTGGGACATGGACCGCGTCGTCACCGAGGGGTACGAGCGCGTCGTCTGGGTGTTCAAGGCCATCGACACCATCGGCAAGCACGCGTCACGCCTGCCCCTCGAACTGGGTCGTGGACTCACCGAGGAGGGCGAGTTCGAGGAGACGTTTCCCGACCACCCACTCCTGCGGCTGCTCAACGGGCAGGCGAATCCGCTTGAGACGGGACCGATGTTCCGCAAGCGGCTCTCGGCCCAGATCTTGCTCTCCAAGCGCGGAGCCTTCGTCGAGAAGACCCGCAGCCGGGCAGGCACCCTGACCCGGCTGGACCTGCTCCCCCCGGACCGCGTGCTGCCGATCCCGGACCCCAAGGGCGACTACCTCTCCCACTTCGAGTTCACGACTCGCGAGGGCGTTATCCGCGAACTGCCGCCCGAGCGGGTGCTGTGGATCCGCGACCCGCACCCCACCGACCCTTTCAGCGGCATCACTCCGCTGGAGGCTGCTGGCATCAGCGTCGACCTGGACCACCTGTCGCGGCTCTACAACGTGACGTTCATCAAGAACGACGCCCGCCCCGGTGGCGTAATCGCCGTCGACGCCACATCCCTCAACCCCCAGGAGATGGACCGGCTCGAGTCCCGGTTCCTGCCCGGATCCGAGTTCGCCGGCCACCTGTCGGTGATCGCTGCAGGGCCCGGCGGCATGAACTACGTCGACACCGCGGCGAAGCCGCGCGACATGAACTACGAGCACGCCTCCGCGAACGCGAAGTTGGAGATCCTCGCCGCGTTCGGCGTACCCGAGTCCGTCACCGGCAACGCGAGCGGCCGCACCTTCGACAACGCCGAGCAGGAAGAGCTCGGCTTCTGGCTGCACACCGAGCTCGGCCACCTGGAGCTCATCGCCAACGCGTTCGAGAAGGACGCAGGCGAAGAGATGCGGCTCCGCTACGACACGTCGACCGTCGAAGTGCTGGAACTCCCGCGCCGGAAGCGGCGAGCAGAAGCCCGCGAGGAGTGGAATGCCGGGCTCATCAGCATCGACGAATACCGCAAGCTCGCCGGGTTCTCCCCGTACGCCAACCCGCATACCCGTGCGCTGTGGATCTCCCCACAGAAGGCTCCCGTGCCGCTCGTGCCGGGCGACGCCGCTGCGCTGGGTATCTCCGGCGGCCCCGACCAGGGCAGTGGCCCGGGTGCAGGGCCCGGCCCGAACGCCCCGCAGCAGCCCGGCCAGCCGTCGGCGGAGGGCGCCGCGGCGCAGGCCGTGGCCGAAGCGCGCGGTGAGGCGCCCCAGCACTCCCCCGATGGAGCGCAGGGCCCGGCAGCCGCAGCCGTCGACGAGGCGCGCTCCACCCTGCCGAGCCCGCAGCCCGGCGCCGCTGCCGCAGCCGTCGACGAGGCGCGGACAGGCCTGGATGGGATACCCGAGGAAGGCCCCGCCGCGGCCGCCGTCGACGAGGCCCGCCGTATGGAGTCCAAGGCGCTGCCCATGGTCACCGAGTTCAGCGTGGGGGACGACGACTTCGACCAGGCCCGCAGTGCTGTCGAGGCTGCTCTCACCGCGCTGTTCGCCCGGCAGGAGGGAGTCATCGCCGCGCGGCTGCGGTCTCCCAAGGCGCGGAAGGGCACTCCCTACTGGCTGGACGACGGGCCGGCCGACACCCGCGGCGGCAGCAACCCCATGGACATGGGCAAGGTCGTGGGGGCAGAGAAGTGGCAGGACGAGGTCATCGCCACCCTCACGCCCGTCCTGACCCGCCTTGCGAGCGCGAGGGCTGCAGACGCCGCGGACGCGTTCGGGGGCAGCGTCGGCGGCGGGGCGTCGTCCGGCATCGGCGCTGCGGTGCTCACCGCGGCGACCGTCGCCGCCGACACCATGCTGGCCTTCCACCGGGCGCTGGAGTTGATACTCGACGAAGCGCAGCGGGCCGACACCCCCCTGGACGCCTTGGTCGGAACTGTCGGCGAGATGCTGCAGGGCGAGGAGTCGACGCACGTCATCGGCAGCATCGCTGAGTCGGCCGCCACCGCGACGGTGAACGGCGCCGTCGACGCCGTCGCAGCGGCCACGAGCCCCGGCATTCAGCGGACTTGGCAGACACGGCGCGATGACCGGGTACGTCCGGCTCACGCCGCTGCAGAGGGCCTGACGCTGCCGGTGAAGCAGCCCTTCGAGATGGAGGGCTGGCCGGTGCGCTTCCCCGGCGATCCGCTCGCCCCCCGCTCCCTCACCGCCAACTGCCGCTGCCGCCTGCGCTACCGCACCGCACCCGAAGGAGAAGCACCGTGA